The proteins below are encoded in one region of Brevundimonas fontaquae:
- a CDS encoding DUF2975 domain-containing protein codes for MKMIGKYSVASALRWLLGFVNVFVMIGAIATILVFLFTLIVPSFGAGLIDGLKGVSVEPHSNLQWTGRLTLLGAAMACGFTWWIINRLRRILLSVNQGDAFEFANVKRLQGVGLGLIGIQLTALLLVFVAPQSIGQSPSDYDFDLGSWLGILVVFILAEVFRQGSAMRDEQLTTV; via the coding sequence ATGAAGATGATCGGCAAATATTCCGTCGCCAGCGCCCTGCGTTGGCTGCTGGGCTTCGTCAATGTGTTCGTCATGATCGGCGCCATCGCCACGATCCTGGTCTTCCTGTTCACCCTGATCGTGCCCAGCTTCGGCGCCGGCCTGATCGACGGACTGAAGGGCGTCAGCGTCGAGCCGCACAGCAACCTGCAATGGACCGGACGTCTGACGCTGCTCGGCGCGGCGATGGCCTGCGGCTTCACCTGGTGGATCATCAACCGGCTGCGGCGCATCCTGCTGTCGGTCAATCAGGGCGACGCCTTCGAGTTCGCCAACGTCAAACGGCTGCAAGGCGTGGGCCTGGGCCTGATCGGCATTCAGCTGACGGCGCTGCTGCTGGTCTTCGTCGCCCCGCAAAGCATCGGCCAGTCGCCGTCCGACTACGACTTCGACCTGGGATCCTGGCTGGGCATTCTGGTGGTCTTCATCCTGGCCGAGGTGTTCCGGCAGGGGTCGGCCATGCGCGACGAACAGCTGACCACGGTCTGA
- a CDS encoding protein adenylyltransferase SelO family protein: MPVSPAYRPEPRFFDLGADYADAVQAADFPKTVLRFRNDRAAAEVGLEGLSEAEWIGAFGRFEPLPGQPGPIAMRYHGHQFRHYNPDLGDGRGFLAAQMRDASGRLMDLGTKGSGQTPWSRGGDGRLTLKGGVREVLAATMLEAQGVPTSRALSLIETGEALERGDEPSSTRSAVLVRLSHSHVRFGTFQRAAYLGRKDQIAALIEHVRSLYHPDVATGDAPGLLRAVVEASAKLTARWIAAGFVHGVLNTDNLNVTGESFDYGPWRFLPEYDPAFTAAYFDQTGLYAFARQPEAVFWNLTQLAGCLKLVAEVEPLTDALNGFGPAYIRELRAAFLMRLGVHSLGEAADQRLVDTTLTLLREGGTALRWEPLFFDWFGGFASSARALSGPRAKHYQGEAFDAFRFALMEHEPDRIERLEHPMFAAREPEEMLIDEVEAIWAAIADADDWTPFQAKLDRLEAARLAWGFTA; encoded by the coding sequence ATGCCCGTCTCCCCCGCCTACCGCCCCGAACCGCGCTTCTTTGATTTGGGCGCGGACTATGCCGATGCGGTTCAGGCCGCGGACTTTCCGAAGACGGTCCTGCGGTTTCGCAACGACCGGGCGGCGGCCGAGGTCGGGCTGGAGGGGTTGAGCGAGGCGGAATGGATCGGCGCTTTCGGTCGGTTCGAGCCTCTGCCGGGGCAGCCCGGTCCGATCGCCATGCGCTATCACGGGCATCAATTCCGGCACTACAATCCCGATCTGGGCGACGGGCGCGGGTTCCTGGCGGCGCAGATGCGCGACGCCTCGGGTCGGCTGATGGATCTGGGCACCAAGGGCTCTGGCCAGACGCCGTGGTCGCGTGGCGGCGATGGGCGGCTGACGCTGAAGGGCGGGGTGCGCGAGGTGCTGGCGGCGACGATGCTGGAGGCGCAAGGCGTGCCAACCAGCCGCGCCTTGTCGCTGATCGAGACGGGCGAGGCGCTGGAGCGCGGGGACGAGCCGTCGTCGACGCGGTCGGCTGTTCTGGTGCGGCTGTCGCACAGCCATGTGCGGTTCGGGACGTTCCAGCGCGCGGCCTATCTGGGGCGCAAGGACCAGATCGCGGCGCTGATCGAACATGTGCGCAGCCTGTATCATCCGGACGTGGCGACCGGCGATGCGCCAGGTCTGCTGCGGGCTGTTGTCGAGGCCTCGGCGAAACTGACCGCCCGCTGGATCGCGGCCGGCTTCGTGCACGGGGTGCTGAACACCGACAATCTGAACGTCACGGGCGAGAGCTTCGACTATGGCCCCTGGCGGTTCCTGCCTGAATACGATCCGGCTTTCACCGCCGCCTATTTCGACCAGACAGGCCTTTACGCCTTCGCGCGCCAGCCGGAGGCGGTGTTCTGGAACCTGACGCAGCTGGCCGGATGTCTGAAACTGGTCGCCGAGGTCGAGCCTTTGACCGATGCGCTGAACGGCTTCGGCCCGGCCTATATCCGCGAACTGCGCGCCGCCTTTTTGATGCGGCTGGGCGTCCACAGCCTGGGCGAGGCGGCGGATCAGCGGCTGGTCGATACGACCCTGACCCTGCTGAGAGAGGGCGGCACGGCCCTGCGGTGGGAGCCGCTGTTCTTCGACTGGTTCGGGGGCTTCGCCTCCTCGGCGCGCGCCTTGTCGGGACCGCGCGCGAAGCATTACCAGGGCGAGGCCTTCGACGCGTTCCGCTTCGCCTTGATGGAACACGAGCCCGACCGGATCGAACGGCTGGAACACCCGATGTTCGCCGCGCGCGAACCGGAGGAGATGCTGATCGACGAGGTCGAGGCCATCTGGGCCGCCATCGCGGACGCCGACGACTGGACGCCCTTCCAAGCCAAGCTGGATCGACTGGAGGCGGCGCGTCTGGCCTGGGGCTTCACGGCCTGA
- the nhaA gene encoding Na+/H+ antiporter NhaA has translation MARKLTLDFLKTEAASGSALALAAIAAVAIANSPWSADYFAWLKSYHVLQIGPIRLEETISDWIKEGLMAIFFLVVGLEIKYEIVRGELSDPRKLATPVLAALGGMAGPAAVYLLLSGAIGAPHAGWPIPLATDIAFALAIFGFVGKGLPSSLRVFLLTLAIVDDLGAIALIAVLFSEGANWTPLFWALGALAIGAVAAHRIRIPSPFWVLGFALVWYLTVLSGLSTSLTAVAFAMIVPIKGRAEDGQSPLKEAMHDLHPWNAFLVLPLFAFAKAGVSFAGLSLEQAFAPLVIAIALGLFFGKQIGVLGAAWMASALRIGARPTGASWLQVYGVSLLCGVGFTMSLFIGVLAFPGAVDSPEQVEVKLGVIGGSILSAIAAALVLGFAGRGREIDPAALQPEVEPLGPKDGQKLT, from the coding sequence GTGGCGCGCAAACTGACACTTGATTTCCTCAAGACCGAGGCCGCATCCGGCTCGGCCTTGGCGCTGGCCGCCATCGCCGCCGTGGCGATCGCCAACTCGCCCTGGTCGGCCGACTATTTCGCCTGGCTGAAGAGCTACCACGTCTTGCAGATCGGTCCGATCCGGCTGGAGGAGACGATCTCCGACTGGATCAAGGAAGGTCTGATGGCGATCTTCTTCCTCGTCGTGGGGCTGGAGATCAAATACGAGATCGTGCGCGGCGAACTGAGTGACCCGCGCAAACTCGCCACGCCGGTGCTGGCGGCGCTCGGAGGCATGGCGGGGCCGGCGGCGGTCTATCTGCTGCTGTCCGGCGCCATCGGCGCGCCGCATGCGGGCTGGCCCATCCCGCTGGCGACCGACATCGCCTTTGCGCTGGCCATCTTCGGTTTTGTCGGCAAGGGCTTGCCCTCGTCGTTGCGGGTCTTCCTGCTGACCCTCGCCATCGTCGACGACCTTGGCGCCATCGCCCTGATCGCCGTGCTGTTCAGCGAGGGCGCGAACTGGACGCCGCTGTTCTGGGCGCTGGGCGCGCTGGCGATCGGTGCGGTCGCGGCGCACCGCATCCGCATCCCTTCGCCCTTCTGGGTGCTGGGGTTCGCCCTGGTCTGGTATCTGACCGTGCTGTCGGGGCTCAGCACCTCCCTGACCGCTGTGGCCTTCGCCATGATCGTGCCGATCAAGGGCCGCGCCGAAGACGGCCAGAGCCCGCTGAAGGAGGCGATGCACGATCTGCATCCGTGGAACGCCTTTTTGGTCCTGCCGCTGTTCGCCTTCGCCAAGGCGGGCGTCTCCTTCGCCGGCCTGTCGCTGGAGCAGGCGTTCGCGCCCCTGGTCATCGCCATCGCGCTGGGCCTGTTCTTCGGCAAGCAGATCGGCGTCCTGGGCGCCGCCTGGATGGCCTCGGCGCTGAGGATCGGCGCGCGGCCGACGGGCGCCAGCTGGCTGCAAGTCTATGGCGTCTCCCTGCTGTGCGGGGTCGGCTTCACCATGAGCCTGTTCATCGGCGTCCTGGCCTTCCCCGGCGCGGTCGATTCGCCCGAACAGGTCGAGGTCAAGCTGGGCGTCATCGGCGGCTCGATCCTGTCGGCGATCGCGGCGGCCCTGGTGCTCGGTTTCGCCGGTCGCGGTCGTGAGATCGACCCCGCCGCCTTACAGCCCGAGGTGGAGCCTCTGGGGCCGAAAGACGGGCAAAAACTGACCTAG